ttgaattgttcacattattggtcacattaaaagcagaaaaaattctgacatgatttatctttgtctcattcttttacatcacaaaaacctggcattttaacacgggtgtgtagactttttatatccactgtttatATGGCCAggctgttctgcttcttatgCCTGTATCCCATTATTTCGGTCTTGTAGTGGAGCTCTCCCAGATGTGGTCAGAGAGACCCAGCTTCGTGAACAGTGAGAACCAAGATGTGTATGTTCCTCCTGAACTGTCAGGTCTTTTGGAGGAGACCCCTGAAAAGTCCAAACACTACTACAGGTGAGCCTTTTCGGATCCATTGTGTTCAAGTAATTTCACtgatcacacaaacaaacttatttttaaTACAATAAACGACAAACTTTAATTAGGCCTAGTGGTTGCATAAGCAAGTGCAAAAACAATGTTGTATACAAATGTCTCACTTTTTTCAATGGTGGTTTTTGCTTTTGGTCACTTACTAAAGTAGTGCAttgccttttttttattttgagcaCTTGATGAACATATTTTTACCGTGCTGCAAGCACAAATTACCAGAATTTTTCAAagtaatgtttcaaatatacagtatatttcctCGCTGGACCGGCTATGAGTTTACTATTGCTGCTCCTTTATTTGTATCGTCTTCACCAGCcctattaaaaaataaactaactGGGATCTCAGACCGTGTTTTGTAGGGCTTTCACATACTTGTAGAAATGGGATTAAGTATTAGCCCAGATCATATGGGCATGATTGCTAAAGGATTCCTTCAGACAGTAAGTAGCTTGTAATGGGGCCAGCTATAGGTTCACAGTAATCTGCTTCTGAGAGCAAAACTCACATGCTCTTGTTTTCTTCGGTTTCCATGGTAATAATAGCGTAGaaaccaaagaaatacataGTTGAGGAAAAATATCTAAACAGGCAAAGTATGTATGAATGGTTAAACAAACttgcaaaaaaaatctgatctCTGTACTCCGACCTCATAATATCTGATTTTAAATCCAAATCTTTGATGTATAGAGCCAAGATAAGAAAAATACTTCAATGTCGTacttaaaaatacatatttttatgtcAACCTTCCTTCCGGATTTGACCTTTTGCATGTTTGATACCCATACACCAGCCAACAGCCTTATAGGCACTCCTGCAATGATCCTCTATGTTGAAGATCTCCTTACTTTGTAACTacttgtgtgtgtcttgtgacATGGAAGTGTTTGTGGCAGTATCAGCTTCTCATCTATTAGTTGTTTTTCAGACCTAATGCTGAAAACTTCAGTGTAGATGTCTGTTgcttttgtattttattcattGTTATTGTGTTATTCACCTTAGGGAAGACGGTGACAATCTGCCCAAAGAGTCACAAGATATGCTGAAAAGAGTTTTGCCGTCTTCCTCAAAGGTTAGTTCAGATATAACTCTTATTTATTCTTGTTAATATGATTTTTATCAGCAaagtacagttaggtccggaaatatttgtacactgacacaattttcataattgtgtctctgtacaccaccacaatggatttgaaatgaaataaccaagattcaattgaagtgcagacttttaGATTTAATTCAATGTATTATATGAAATGTTCAGGAATTGCTacaattttcatacacagtccccttatttcagaggCTCAAATGTAACTGGATGAAAATtaacacaattataaataaaatgtttatttttaaaactttGTTGAGAatactttgcaggcaatgactgcttgaagtctggaatgcatggacatcaccaaacactgggtttcttcctttgtgatactttgccaggcctttactgtagctgtcttcagttgttgtttgtttgtgggtctttctgccttaggttttgtcttcagcaagtgaaatgaatGCTcgtttgggttgagatcaggttattgactcagccattgcagattATTCGTctttttgccttaaaaaactaatgggttgctttcacagcaTGTTTTGGGTTCTTTGTCCatgtgtaaagtgaagcgccgtccaatcaacttcgctgaaaagtctaatctggcctttcaattcttgaggcttatgaatggtttgcaccttgtggtaaaccctctgtatttgctctcattaagtcttctctttatggtagacttggatactgatatgcctacctcctggagagtgttgttcacttggctggatgttgtgaaggggtatttctttaccatggaaaggatcctacgatcatccaccactgttgtcttccgtgcctttctgttgcagagctcaccagtgttctTTTaatctcagaatgtaccaaactgttgatttggccactcctaatattCCTGCAATCTCTCTGAAGGATTTTTCTGCAGCCTAAGATGgcttgtttcacttgcattgagagatcatttgaccacatgttgtgagTTCATAGCAACATCTTCCAAATGCAGCTGctacacctggaatcaactccagtccttttacctgcttaattgatgaagaaataacaaaggaatagcccacacctgtcaatgaaacagcttttgagtcaattgtccaattacttttggtcccttgaaaaagagggggctatgTATTACAGAGCTGTAGTTCCTAAACCATTGCTCCAATTTGGATTGGaacaccctcaaattaaagctgagagactgtaagcccattttcattatttaactgtaacgtGAATATAAACCAGAATTACcaaacctgtgtcagtgtccaattatttctggacctaactgtatatgttCACATCTGCACTCACACATGTGCATAACTGCACACGTTTTCAAGATGTGTCTTGTTGATTGATGCTTAAGCTCTAACCCTATCCTTAAACCTAAACTTAACACTTAACATTCTGGTAAATgtaaactaaaacacacacacatacacacacacacatataaatgtGAACAATATTACTTCTATTACTTATTGCTGTTCCATTGCTGTTGCCAACCTGTGTATCCCTCCTACTGTACTGAAGCAAAGACAGAACCCATTCAACAGCACACAACTTTCATCTGCGACTTTGGATGAAACAGAAGGCCAGTTAACTAATGGAGGAATTGACCCAACCAAGACACCTGACAGGGGTAAGCTCCTTACCTGTGCATTATCTGTTGAGTCCATTTTTGTATCCaagaataaaacagaaatggacAGCAAGCGAATATTTAGATATGGTAATAACATGTCATTTGGATGTTCTGTCATAATGCCTGCTTAAGTAGTCATAAACATTACTTAACCTTGTGTCACATGTTACAAACGTCTGAAGCCTTACAGTTGAGAAGTTAGTTACTTGTTACTTTTATtaattgttttgtaaatatGGTTTTCAGCTATGTTATGTTGGCAGtatgaaggaacattcaaaacGTTCAAATGCACACTGAACTCTGACATGCTCTTTATTTTATGGCTTAAGTTTTCTGTCTTCATGTAACTGGCATCTTAACTGAAGTAATGTAGTCTTCACGATTCAACTGTAACacatactgtgttgtgtttttaatgGAGTGGACGGCTAGATGGACAAACATTCAAAGCATTTTCTGTACAAAAAAACGTAAGTGTGGGTAACTGATCAAATCAAAGGTGTTGCATATGAATCCTCTTCACGGCTTTCAGTATTTCTCCTGGGCTTTCGGTTTTTTTCTGGTGCACTTTAAAGAAATTGCCGCAATGTTCAATCTTCATTGCATgaatatgcatgtatttttatgCAGTGAGCTCAATATTGATCTTGTATTTCCTTCACATTAAatttgttttctgtagttcaTGTTCTAGATTCCTATTACCAAAACCAAAGAATGTTTATATTCATTATTTGGTTAAGAGACTGGCAGTGCCCTTGTATAATAGCCAGTGCTTTTGTATTTAGTTGAATCTGAGTTTCGTGAAGGATGTGAAGCTGTATAGCTTTTTCAGGAGTTTTCCAACAAAAGTAAGGCAAACTGAAGGGTGTGCAAATTAAGGGATTGAGGGATTACTCAAAAAGGCATGTAGCCTGACTCCAAATCCCTAAACTGAACTGCCTGTGCTACAGGTCTGTAATTGTAATGTCAGAAAAaactttcagatttaaatattattttgaaaaagaaatgtgtgaAGGTTAGTAGAGTTACTGACAGTAAATAAACTGTAGGctataaaacaatgcaaaagcTTCAAACTCCAGCTTAAGCTAAGTGATATAGAAGACAAACCACTAACATGTCGGCATAAACCTGAAGAAGTCACACTGATGCTCAAACGTTGGTGGTTTaaccaaatacacaaaaaacaaaccattCTCTAGAATGAACAATTAACCCAAGCTGTCATCAAATCCTGGTGACGACTTATCCATTAAGAATGTGAACAAGCCAACAAGTGCAAATGTCCGTCAAATTACCAGATCCACCACTCAtttaatgtatttgcatttagattaggatccactgtatgtgtatgtaaccATAAATTGCATTATCAGGGTTTTTTGAAACATCATGCTTGCTTTAGGCACCTGCTTTTGTGCCCTAATTTCCACCCGCCATTTTTCCACCCGTAGAGTTTCTACCATCATCTGGGGGCTGCATTGCTCATCTTACTAACCAAAAACTGGCCAGTTACGAATACATCCAGAGTGCACCTCTACCAATGCCAAAACAAAGAACTATAACTTCCAAATCCCAGGACTCTTTCACGGGAAACAATAGCCCGTCAGTCAAGCAGGCCACCTCTCCTGTCCCGAGAAGCATCCTCAAACACAGCCCCAGCTGCTTCTCCAACGACGGTGTTCAGTTCCACCCCGTATGCTGCCATGAACCAAAACCACATAGCCACCAAACTTTGCTCTTAAAGCCACCCAGCATGCCTGTCAGGGAAAGAGAGTACCAGGGCTGGATAGACAGGAAACAGGTGAGGTTTGGCCCTGCAGTGGGCAGGAGCAGCATGAAATGGCCCAGTAAGATGCAGGATGGAAAGGAAGTGAGCGAACATAGTCTGCTGGATTTGGACAGTACTAGCCACcctgaaggagagaaggagataaTGCGCTTAGACACAAGTAGCACCAACAGCTGTACTGTCCAGGATGATGATGGACCACATAAGAAAGAAATGGAGGCTTGGCCATCTCTGGGTTCACCTGGCTGCCTGCAACATTCCACTCTTGATAGGCAAAGACCAGCAGACTTAGGTGAGGGAGAGGCCTAAACACAGACCTAGCCCAGGTCTCTGCTGGTGAGGCTAGTGCAACTAAAATGTAATCAGTTGATGAATGAGAttacattaatatattaatCAACAATAGACTCatcaattaattaaaatagtGCATCATAGTTTTTTTTGCGTGTAGAGACTCATTCTAACTTTTTAATCAATTCATTTTGGAGATTTTACTACTCACCTGGTCTATGTTTCTTAACCACTAACCTGCTTGCTTTCATACATGAATGATCCAATTTCATATATGATTCTAATAATTTGCTGATGGTGACTGGTGAATTGAGACTACAAGGAATGGGGGTATTCAGGCTTTAAAATTACTGTCTCGATTTTTACATGCTTTTCATATTCCATTAATCTATACTGAGTTGCATTTTCCTTATTTTTGTCAACATATACAAGTGATAAATGATCCAAattgttttgattttctttCAGACCAACATGAGCAGTGTCATGCTCAGTCCCTTAACCCTCAGGTTTCCAACCTCCATTCAGCTCAGCAGGAGTCAGGTAAGCCCATACTTTTGGGGGCTGGGACCCAGGGGCTTTCCCCCACCAAGACAAAAGAGGAGGATGCCCAATCCCTGGCTAAGATCCGTGATTGGTTCAGCTGGGGACGCAGTGACATGCCACAGGCACAGCTTCAACCCATTGATGAACCAGAGAGTCCAGTCAACATCATCACAGATGAGATACCAAGTGATGCTGCCTCGGAGAAACCATCAAATCTCTTGTCCCTGAAGGCTCAGAGAAGGCTTCTAGGGATATTTAGTAGATGGGAAGCAAGAAAAGAGAAAAGCCCTGCGGTGCTGTGTTCTGTTGATGAGGACTTGATCCCTTCTGAACAGATCAAAGTAGATGATGCCCTTCTGAACATTGGTTTCTCCCAATCCACTGTCAATACTTCTTCTGACCAGCAGCAATATCAGCATGAATGTGTTGTTGACGAACAGTCTTCTAATAGTGAGGACATACCAGACGCTAGGGAAGTTAAACAAGGAATGGATCAAATTCCACAGGAGGCAGAAAATAGTGCATATGGAGAAGAGATTTTACCAgataaatatttttggaaaagtGACCCTACAACACTGCTTGGTAAACTAAGCTCTGATAGTACACAATGTGAAGTACCAGTAAGTAGAGAGGTTGACATTGCTAAGAATGCCACGCTGTCTTGTCCAGATATTCAGCATGATTTTGACGTAAGCGCCATGACAAAGTTCAAAAACTTTGGAACAATGAGCAATGATAGGCTTGAACCAGCCATGCTGGTTACACATACAGTCTTCCAGAAGGTAGAAACCTCACAAAATTGCAACGCAGACCTTTGTGCTACTCTGTCACATGATGAAACATCTGCATCTTCTGTTGAAGGCAATAGAATGTTTAAAATTCCTGACGTAGATGGACCATTCAGGGCAGGATCTGTCCTAATATCTGAACATCATTCCAGTTCATCTGTGGGCTTGGCAGTGGCATCACAGGCTGTCCAGCCAGAAGAAAAGGCAACCATTCCTTTACCTGTCTCTCCATCCAGCCACAGTTATGGCCAGCGGGGGGGTATCCAAGTGTCGCTAGTTAGCCGATCTCTCAGTCCACAGCCAAGCATGAAGGCTAAGATCAACAACCTGAAGTCTTTCTGGGAAAAGGAGAATACTGGGCCAAGGGTTATTGTTTGCAAACCAAAGAAGGCTTTGAATAGTGAAACCCACGGATGTTCAGAATCCTCTCCAATTCACCAATCAGTTGCCACTTCTCAGTCTGAACTAAGACCAACTGAAACTGACCTAGTTGACTATGATAAGCAAAGCACTTCCTCATATGTAGTGAAGACCAGAACCTCAGGCTTCTCTATGGATGAGAAAATAGGAAAGGGTTCCGCCAAAGCATGTTTAAATACGTCATTGAGGAGTCACTGTAATGTTAGGGATGTGGATTATGTAATTCTGCAAGATCCAAGCAAGATTGACATTTTGAAAGGAAGGCCTTCAAGTCCTGAAACATGTCTTCATAGATCTGAACTTCCAAAGTGGAAAGACATAACTGATGATGAACTAAAGAGAGGTCCTTCAACGACTCACCCAACAGACCTGCACAAAGATTCATCAGGTTTCGAGGGAGTCGGGTGTGATAGTTCTCCATTAAAAACCTTCCTCACAGACAAAGTTTCACCCACAAGGGAGCCTAGAAATGAGCCAGAGAGATCAACACCAGTGGTTAGACAGAGAAAAGGACTTTCACATGAGGTGAAGCAGTTATCAAAGTTCAGTAAACATACTCTAGGAATCACCTCTTCCACAACACAGATTAAACCTGAAAAGAAAAGGCTGGTTTGCCCGAACATGCCACGGAGAGGCTCAGCACAGAGCTCACTCTATTCTATGCGGCCTTCACAATCGCCCACTAAGTCAATTCCTCATCCTGTCAGAAGGGTTAGTTTAGGAAACTTACATGTTCAGGAGGACTGTCAGCAGTCCTCTGGGTCAGATCATTGGCACCCCCATGTGAAGAGAGCCTCTGAAGCTATCAAAAGGGTTCCTGCTGAAAGAAAGCTCCCTGGGCAATCGAAAGACTCTGAAATGTATCCCTACCCAGCAAGATCTTTCATTCCCCAGAGCAATCAACATTATTTGGGACTCCCTGTCCATCAGAGGACACATATCCATCAGTTTATCTCAGAAAAAGCAGACCCTCAGCATATTACTCCTTCTGGCAACACTGCATTCCCTTTGAGCACGAGAAACAGTAAGGGGAGTCCATGTTTGATCAGTCCCAGGTCCACTGAGAAATGTGTCGACGGCTCATCCAGAAGAAGCATGCCTGAGATCTGGTCTCAATCTTGGGCAAGTTCAAGTTGTGAGCTTTGCATTTTATCCTCCAACATAGTTCTAATGATTTAGAAGTGAAATGGCGAATGATTATATTGTGGAGGCTAATCTTGACCatcacatacagctctggaaaaaattaagagtccactgcaccttattctttcctttctaaaaaagtcaaaaaggaaagttttgagtgaggaacagagggattgaaattaagagaccactgcacattgaacgcttctgttcctaactcaaaacattccttttcaacttttctggaaaggaaagaaaacggtgcagtggtctcttaattttttccggagctgtatttctgATCTTTCCGTTCTTCTGATTCCTCCCATAAGTTTATTTGGCTTTCAAGTAGTGTCAAATCATGCTTGCTAGACCGTCTGTGTCCCATGTGAATATCACAATTGTTTTGAACTTGAACCAATTGTGCCTTATTGCTCCTTTAGCCAGGTTTGCATAGCCAATGATGGTTTACTaatagttagggttagggttaggaagtAGATTAGCAAAATGCCTACAATActaacagtattttttttaaatctcataTTAAACTATAATTTTGCACTCAGCCAATAAGATCTGTTCTATGTTTCATGGCACTGGTCTGTGCTtcatcatgtttttctttcatattttatCTGTTTTTTACATAGGTACAGGATGATTGTCTCCAAcagagatgggcaaagatacatcaatatttattttaaaataagataccAAATGCCTTATTTTtaagtgtatcaaaataaactacaaaatacagcagccacaccatacaaaataaaatactgtatttttgtattttttaaatactaaaaatacttttactaaagagcagaaaatcactttgtaaaCCTTCCATCTATCAGCCTATTTGAGTTACCCCTAAACCAGTGCACTGAATCAGTTGATTaagtagacaatgtttgatagcaacagcttttctctgcctaacGAGTCATGTGATAAAtctgacatatgcaaccagttaacagatcaaatattcacCTAGATGAAGGTTAGTTTAAAGTAACCAACAGTTTAAAGTTTAACTAGgagtttgctaatgactcataacTGTATGCTAATTTCATtgttggtgtttggtaatgaagggccaACTTTGCATCAGCAAGACTGACTCAATAACAAACAAGTTattcataagaagacaactgatggcacctttattcatagcaactagtttctaagtaatttATCATTTTATTGTTAATCATCAGGCAgtgtcaggcagtcattcacaaaatggtatgcaaaatcatgatcctaTCAAATCATTTAGCAGTCAATTATCAATATTTGGACACCGATttggaagtttttttttttgcactttgtcaacaattattaaataatcaatatgatttgtttttaaatgtagccagaaacGTGATCAGAAGTAGGGTTAGCCTAATCAGAGTATTCACCCAAATCCAACCACTGAATCTATTGTGAGCCTCAGAACATAGGTAT
This genomic window from Esox lucius isolate fEsoLuc1 chromosome 7, fEsoLuc1.pri, whole genome shotgun sequence contains:
- the sytl2a gene encoding uncharacterized protein sytl2a isoform X6, which produces MIDLTYLTEMEQEMILSVLKRDANLKKSEEQRVKNLQKQVHDKSKLKYLTGEWFYETKSRRHRDRIHGSDIIRASISGKKPVTILELSQMWSERPSFVNSENQDVYVPPELSGLLEETPEKSKHYYREDGDNLPKESQDMLKRVLPSSSKQRQNPFNSTQLSSATLDETEGQLTNGGIDPTKTPDRDQHEQCHAQSLNPQVSNLHSAQQESGKPILLGAGTQGLSPTKTKEEDAQSLAKIRDWFSWGRSDMPQAQLQPIDEPESPVNIITDEIPSDAASEKPSNLLSLKAQRRLLGIFSRWEARKEKSPAVLCSVDEDLIPSEQIKVDDALLNIGFSQSTVNTSSDQQQYQHECVVDEQSSNSEDIPDAREVKQGMDQIPQEAENSAYGEEILPDKYFWKSDPTTLLGKLSSDSTQCEVPVSREVDIAKNATLSCPDIQHDFDVSAMTKFKNFGTMSNDRLEPAMLVTHTVFQKVETSQNCNADLCATLSHDETSASSVEGNRMFKIPDVDGPFRAGSVLISEHHSSSSVGLAVASQAVQPEEKATIPLPVSPSSHSYGQRGGIQVSLVSRSLSPQPSMKAKINNLKSFWEKENTGPRVIVCKPKKALNSETHGCSESSPIHQSVATSQSELRPTETDLVDYDKQSTSSYVVKTRTSGFSMDEKIGKGSAKACLNTSLRSHCNVRDVDYVILQDPSKIDILKGRPSSPETCLHRSELPKWKDITDDELKRGPSTTHPTDLHKDSSGFEGVGCDSSPLKTFLTDKVSPTREPRNEPERSTPVVRQRKGLSHEVKQLSKFSKHTLGITSSTTQIKPEKKRLVCPNMPRRGSAQSSLYSMRPSQSPTKSIPHPVRRVSLGNLHVQEDCQQSSGSDHWHPHVKRASEAIKRVPAERKLPGQSKDSEMYPYPARSFIPQSNQHYLGLPVHQRTHIHQFISEKADPQHITPSGNTAFPLSTRNSKGSPCLISPRSTEKCVDGSSRRSMPEIWSQSWASSSCELCILSSNIVLMI
- the sytl2a gene encoding synaptotagmin-like protein 2 isoform X1, whose protein sequence is MIDLTYLTEMEQEMILSVLKRDANLKKSEEQRVKNLQKQVHDKSKLKYLTGEWFYETKSRRHRDRIHGSDIIRASISGKKPVTILELSQMWSERPSFVNSENQDVYVPPELSGLLEETPEKSKHYYREDGDNLPKESQDMLKRVLPSSSKQRQNPFNSTQLSSATLDETEGQLTNGGIDPTKTPDRDQHEQCHAQSLNPQVSNLHSAQQESGKPILLGAGTQGLSPTKTKEEDAQSLAKIRDWFSWGRSDMPQAQLQPIDEPESPVNIITDEIPSDAASEKPSNLLSLKAQRRLLGIFSRWEARKEKSPAVLCSVDEDLIPSEQIKVDDALLNIGFSQSTVNTSSDQQQYQHECVVDEQSSNSEDIPDAREVKQGMDQIPQEAENSAYGEEILPDKYFWKSDPTTLLGKLSSDSTQCEVPVSREVDIAKNATLSCPDIQHDFDVSAMTKFKNFGTMSNDRLEPAMLVTHTVFQKVETSQNCNADLCATLSHDETSASSVEGNRMFKIPDVDGPFRAGSVLISEHHSSSSVGLAVASQAVQPEEKATIPLPVSPSSHSYGQRGGIQVSLVSRSLSPQPSMKAKINNLKSFWEKENTGPRVIVCKPKKALNSETHGCSESSPIHQSVATSQSELRPTETDLVDYDKQSTSSYVVKTRTSGFSMDEKIGKGSAKACLNTSLRSHCNVRDVDYVILQDPSKIDILKGRPSSPETCLHRSELPKWKDITDDELKRGPSTTHPTDLHKDSSGFEGVGCDSSPLKTFLTDKVSPTREPRNEPERSTPVVRQRKGLSHEVKQLSKFSKHTLGITSSTTQIKPEKKRLVCPNMPRRGSAQSSLYSMRPSQSPTKSIPHPVRRVSLGNLHVQEDCQQSSGSDHWHPHVKRASEAIKRVPAERKLPGQSKDSEMYPYPARSFIPQSNQHYLGLPVHQRTHIHQFISEKADPQHITPSGNTAFPLSTRNSKGSPCLISPRSTEKCVDGSSRRSMPEIWSQSWASSSCHEEDLSLIRVEKKQMTSRPLSRSMEDILSPPKREDNKTDQEGAIIKTVNDVSAVPPSSSLSVPEQMKMISKSVSSLQYEKDGRDSDSTSVNSLIFGWKKRTGSSLTNLSVSSGMASMSSVSSSVASIYSGLERDVDVKGTIQFAINYVQKLGEFQIFVVHCRDLAVAEPKKNRSDPYVKCYLLPDKAKMGKRKTSVKKKTLNPTYNEILRFKVTMETLKTQNLNVSVWHNDNFGRNSFLGKVDLDLSEWDFSNTQMNDYTLKERMTTQSVSPSPFRTIDHRGEMKIALRFLPQVSHGKRSTKTETGEVQIWVKDCKNLPAVRDMVIDPFVKCTVLPETSRKSRQKTRVVKKTVNPMFNHTMVYGGFLPDDLRDACVEVTVWDHDRTTNHFLGGLRLGLGTGKCYESVTDWMDSTAEEAGLWERMMQSHNEWVEDILPLRMLIMGKGLSK
- the sytl2a gene encoding synaptotagmin-like protein 2 isoform X3 — encoded protein: MIDLTYLTEMEQEMILSVLKRDANLKKSEEQRVKNLQKQVHDKSKLKYLTGEWFYETKSRRHRDRIHGSDIIRASISGKKPVTILELSQMWSERPSFVNSENQDVYVPPELSGLLEETPEKSKHYYREDGDNLPKESQDMLKRVLPSSSKQRQNPFNSTQLSSATLDETEGQLTNGGIDPTKTPDRDQHEQCHAQSLNPQVSNLHSAQQESGKPILLGAGTQGLSPTKTKEEDAQSLAKIRDWFSWGRSDMPQAQLQPIDEPESPVNIITDEIPSDAASEKPSNLLSLKAQRRLLGIFSRWEARKEKSPAVLCSVDEDLIPSEQIKVDDALLNIGFSQSTVNTSSDQQQYQHECVVDEQSSNSEDIPDAREVKQGMDQIPQEAENSAYGEEILPDKYFWKSDPTTLLGKLSSDSTQCEVPVSREVDIAKNATLSCPDIQHDFDVSAMTKFKNFGTMSNDRLEPAMLVTHTVFQKVETSQNCNADLCATLSHDETSASSVEGNRMFKIPDVDGPFRAGSVLISEHHSSSSVGLAVASQAVQPEEKATIPLPVSPSSHSYGQRGGIQVSLVSRSLSPQPSMKAKINNLKSFWEKENTGPRVIVCKPKKALNSETHGCSESSPIHQSVATSQSELRPTETDLVDYDKQSTSSYVVKTRTSGFSMDEKIGKGSAKACLNTSLRSHCNVRDVDYVILQDPSKIDILKGRPSSPETCLHRSELPKWKDITDDELKRGPSTTHPTDLHKDSSGFEGVGCDSSPLKTFLTDKVSPTREPRNEPERSTPVVRQRKGLSHEVKQLSKFSKHTLGITSSTTQIKPEKKRLVCPNMPRRGSAQSSLYSMRPSQSPTKSIPHPVRRVSLGNLHVQEDCQQSSGSDHWHPHVKRASEAIKRVPAERKLPGQSKDSEMYPYPARSFIPQSNQHYLGLPVHQRTHIHQFISEKADPQHITPSGNTAFPLSTRNSKGSPCLISPRSTEKCVDGSSRRSMPEIWSQSWASSSCHEEDLSLIRVEKKQMTSRPLSRSMEDILSPPKREDNKTDQEGAIIKTVNDVSAVPPSSSLSVPEQMKMISKSVSSLQYEVSSSVASIYSGLERDVDVKGTIQFAINYVQKLGEFQIFVVHCRDLAVAEPKKNRSDPYVKCYLLPDKAKMGKRKTSVKKKTLNPTYNEILRFKVTMETLKTQNLNVSVWHNDNFGRNSFLGKVDLDLSEWDFSNTQMNDYTLKERMTTQSVSPSPFRTIDHRGEMKIALRFLPQVSHGKRSTKTETGEVQIWVKDCKNLPAVRDMVIDPFVKCTVLPETSRKSRQKTRVVKKTVNPMFNHTMVYGGFLPDDLRDACVEVTVWDHDRTTNHFLGGLRLGLGTGKCYESVTDWMDSTAEEAGLWERMMQSHNEWVEDILPLRMLIMGKGLSK
- the sytl2a gene encoding synaptotagmin-like protein 2 isoform X2, with translation MIDLTYLTEMEQEMILSVLKRDANLKKSEEQRVKNLQKQVHDKSKLKYLTGEWFYETKSRRHRDRIHGSDIIRASISGKKPVTILELSQMWSERPSFVNSENQDVYVPPELSGLLEETPEKSKHYYREDGDNLPKESQDMLKRVLPSSSKQRQNPFNSTQLSSATLDETEGQLTNGGIDPTKTPDRDQHEQCHAQSLNPQVSNLHSAQQESGKPILLGAGTQGLSPTKTKEEDAQSLAKIRDWFSWGRSDMPQAQLQPIDEPESPVNIITDEIPSDAASEKPSNLLSLKAQRRLLGIFSRWEARKEKSPAVLCSVDEDLIPSEQIKVDDALLNIGFSQSTVNTSSDQQQYQHECVVDEQSSNSEDIPDAREVKQGMDQIPQEAENSAYGEEILPDKYFWKSDPTTLLGKLSSDSTQCEVPVSREVDIAKNATLSCPDIQHDFDVSAMTKFKNFGTMSNDRLEPAMLVTHTVFQKVETSQNCNADLCATLSHDETSASSVEGNRMFKIPDVDGPFRAGSVLISEHHSSSSVGLAVASQAVQPEEKATIPLPVSPSSHSYGQRGGIQVSLVSRSLSPQPSMKAKINNLKSFWEKENTGPRVIVCKPKKALNSETHGCSESSPIHQSVATSQSELRPTETDLVDYDKQSTSSYVVKTRTSGFSMDEKIGKGSAKACLNTSLRSHCNVRDVDYVILQDPSKIDILKGRPSSPETCLHRSELPKWKDITDDELKRGPSTTHPTDLHKDSSGFEGVGCDSSPLKTFLTDKVSPTREPRNEPERSTPVVRQRKGLSHEVKQLSKFSKHTLGITSSTTQIKPEKKRLVCPNMPRRGSAQSSLYSMRPSQSPTKSIPHPVRRVSLGNLHVQEDCQQSSGSDHWHPHVKRASEAIKRVPAERKLPGQSKDSEMYPYPARSFIPQSNQHYLGLPVHQRTHIHQFISEKADPQHITPSGNTAFPLSTRNSKGSPCLISPRSTEKCVDGSSRRSMPEIWSQSWASSSCHEEDLSLIRVEKKQMTSRPLSRSMEDILSPPKREDNKTDQEGAIIKTVNDVPEQMKMISKSVSSLQYEKDGRDSDSTSVNSLIFGWKKRTGSSLTNLSVSSGMASMSSVSSSVASIYSGLERDVDVKGTIQFAINYVQKLGEFQIFVVHCRDLAVAEPKKNRSDPYVKCYLLPDKAKMGKRKTSVKKKTLNPTYNEILRFKVTMETLKTQNLNVSVWHNDNFGRNSFLGKVDLDLSEWDFSNTQMNDYTLKERMTTQSVSPSPFRTIDHRGEMKIALRFLPQVSHGKRSTKTETGEVQIWVKDCKNLPAVRDMVIDPFVKCTVLPETSRKSRQKTRVVKKTVNPMFNHTMVYGGFLPDDLRDACVEVTVWDHDRTTNHFLGGLRLGLGTGKCYESVTDWMDSTAEEAGLWERMMQSHNEWVEDILPLRMLIMGKGLSK